Proteins encoded in a region of the Raphanus sativus cultivar WK10039 chromosome 8, ASM80110v3, whole genome shotgun sequence genome:
- the LOC130499176 gene encoding pheophorbidase-like, giving the protein MGGDAGDDEPIIHFVLVHGASHGAWCWYKLTTLLLSAGFKATTVDLTSAGINLTDANTVFDFDHYNRPLFSLLSDIPHHHKIILVGHSIGGASVTEALCKFTDKISMTVYLVADMVQPGSTSSPRSIMSVGEEEDIWEFTYGEGADKPPTSAQMKEEYRRHYFYSQSPLEDVVLASKLLRPCPVRALRGIDQLPPNPEAEKVPRVYIKTGKDNLCDPILQDRMVEKWPPSQLYTLEESDHSAFFSVPTTLFTCLLRAIFSLQL; this is encoded by the exons ATGGGAGGAGACGCTGGTGATGATGAGCCCATAATTCACTTTGTACTCGTTCACGGAGCCAGCCACGGTGCTTGGTGTTGGTATAAACTCACCACTCTTCTTCTCTCCGCCggattcaaagccaccaccGTCGACCTCACCAGCGCTGGAATCAACCTCACCGACGCTAACACCGTCTTCGACTTCGACCACTATAACcgtcctctcttctctctcctctccgaTATACCTCATCACCACAAGATCATACTTGTGGGACATAGCATAGGCGGAGCAAGTGTCACCGAAGCTCTCTGCAAGTTCACAGACAAAATCTCCATGACCGTTTACCTCGTAGCTGACATGGTTCAACCCGGATCCACGTCTTCTCCTCGTTCAATC ATGTCtgtgggagaagaagaagacatatgGGAGTTTACATACGGTGAAGGCGCTGATAAGCCACCCACTAGTGCGCAAATGAAAGAGGAATATAGACGGCATTATTTCTATAGCCAAAGCCCTCTTGAG GATGTAGTTTTGGCATCTAAGCTGTTGCGACCTTGTCCAGTAAGGGCTTTGCGAGGTATTGATCAGCTGCCTCCAAACCCTGAAGCTGAGAAAGTTCCTCGAGTTTACATCAAGACTGGTAAAGATAACCTATGTGACCCTATACTCCAGGACCGTATGGTGGAGAAGTGGCCACCATCTCAGTTGTATACACTGGAGGAGAGTGACCATTCTGCTTTCTTCTCTGTCCCAACTACCTTGTTCACTTGTCTCCTCCGTGCTATATTTTCTCTTCAACTATAA